The Sediminispirochaeta bajacaliforniensis DSM 16054 genome contains a region encoding:
- a CDS encoding ABC transporter ATP-binding protein, whose protein sequence is MEDGVKAVDIQGLHFSYRGNPEVEAVGGIDLSIERGEFVVVMGPSGAGKSTLANSLNGLIPGFLKGTYKGQVLVNGKPVKGNSVSSMARTVGLVFQDFEAQLFSTNVNLEIAFGPENFAVERSEIVKRIEKVLHTVNLQGFEERQPSTLSGGQKQRLAIGSVLATFPEIICMDEPTTDLDPMGKLGIFQIARELHASSDFTLIIIEHETEEALNADRLVLMKDGKILKEGKPNQLLRDVAFTDDIGIMSLQIPKFFHELLHIEGERLPITPEEGKTFFNERGLRIEDRAYQALLAGEKERRATYGGPVVRVEGLSHVYPNGNKAVSDVDLEICEGEFVALLGHNGSGKTTLVKHLNGLLLPSEGEVVVYGKNTKEHSIFEIGKEIGYVFQNPDHQIFSDTVYDEVAFSPKIRGCGEEEVRRRVGEALESVELTGYEEADPFSLSKGERQRVAVASVLSARPKTIILDEPTTGLDFKEQRRMMELIRKLNEAGHTIIMITHTMWVVAEYAHRVAVIKDGRLLMDGPTREVFAREGELTASYLKTPHIVSLSNLLGRTLLSINEMKLCTEGM, encoded by the coding sequence ATGGAAGATGGGGTAAAGGCTGTCGATATTCAGGGCTTGCATTTCAGCTACCGGGGAAATCCCGAGGTTGAGGCCGTGGGCGGCATCGATTTGAGTATCGAACGGGGAGAGTTTGTTGTTGTTATGGGACCAAGCGGGGCCGGCAAGTCGACCCTGGCAAATAGTTTGAACGGTCTTATCCCCGGTTTTCTGAAAGGAACGTACAAAGGGCAGGTCTTAGTGAATGGAAAGCCGGTAAAGGGAAATAGCGTCAGCTCTATGGCGCGTACAGTCGGATTGGTTTTTCAGGATTTCGAGGCCCAGCTTTTTTCCACGAACGTCAATCTCGAGATAGCCTTCGGGCCTGAAAACTTTGCAGTTGAGAGGAGCGAGATCGTAAAGAGAATCGAGAAGGTCTTACATACCGTTAACCTTCAAGGCTTTGAGGAGCGGCAACCATCAACCCTCTCGGGAGGACAGAAGCAACGCTTGGCGATCGGCTCGGTCCTCGCCACCTTTCCCGAAATCATCTGCATGGACGAACCAACCACTGATCTGGATCCCATGGGCAAACTGGGAATTTTTCAGATAGCGCGGGAGCTTCATGCAAGCAGTGATTTTACCCTTATCATCATAGAACACGAGACCGAAGAGGCGCTGAATGCAGACCGCCTTGTCCTCATGAAGGATGGGAAGATCCTTAAAGAGGGAAAGCCGAATCAGCTACTTCGCGATGTGGCTTTTACCGATGATATCGGCATCATGAGCCTTCAGATTCCGAAGTTTTTTCATGAACTTCTCCATATTGAGGGGGAGCGGCTTCCCATTACCCCTGAGGAAGGGAAGACCTTTTTTAACGAGCGGGGACTGCGGATTGAAGATCGAGCCTATCAAGCCCTTTTGGCCGGTGAGAAGGAGCGCCGGGCTACCTATGGTGGACCCGTTGTCCGAGTCGAAGGGCTCTCTCATGTCTATCCCAACGGGAACAAGGCTGTCAGTGACGTCGATCTTGAGATTTGCGAGGGAGAGTTCGTCGCTTTGCTTGGCCACAACGGCAGCGGCAAAACCACCCTGGTAAAACATCTAAACGGACTTTTGCTTCCCTCCGAAGGAGAGGTCGTCGTTTACGGAAAGAACACCAAAGAGCACTCCATCTTTGAGATCGGTAAGGAGATCGGTTATGTGTTTCAGAATCCCGATCACCAGATTTTTTCGGACACGGTCTACGACGAGGTCGCCTTCAGTCCAAAGATCCGCGGCTGCGGAGAGGAGGAGGTGCGTCGTCGGGTGGGCGAGGCCTTGGAATCGGTGGAGTTGACCGGCTACGAAGAGGCCGATCCCTTCTCTTTAAGCAAGGGAGAGCGTCAGCGGGTTGCCGTCGCCTCGGTCCTTTCGGCCAGGCCGAAGACCATCATCCTTGATGAACCGACGACCGGACTTGATTTCAAGGAGCAGCGCCGGATGATGGAACTGATCAGAAAGCTTAACGAGGCAGGTCATACCATCATCATGATTACCCACACCATGTGGGTAGTCGCCGAATACGCCCACAGGGTGGCGGTGATCAAGGATGGAAGGCTTTTGATGGATGGCCCGACGAGGGAGGTCTTTGCCAGGGAAGGAGAGCTTACCGCCTCATATCTCAAGACACCTCACATCGTCTCCCTTTCCAATCTGTTGGGCAGGACATTGCTTTCCATCAATGAAATGAAGCTGTGTACAGAGGGGATGTAA
- a CDS encoding energy-coupling factor transporter transmembrane component T family protein, giving the protein MDMFLYMDLKTGIHRLDPRTKLLLMFLTFTVGVISKNIIILSATLLLVLLHGAAAKILSNLKRIKVVLLMISLFSLVIWAIAGKGGGERFLIFSLNGLFYGCMTAIRTNLMILAGMVFLSTTKIEEISEGLVKIHLPYRGAFAFSTAIRLVPMIVATSYTIIQAQKSRGLDLDSGNILEKIRKYAPLMIPTLVSVIRGTNVFSMALESKGFGYSEKRTNYLDLKMTWKDLLASCIGVAVVAVVAYIRFDAAAFHSLVSTFPWADYSL; this is encoded by the coding sequence ATGGATATGTTTTTATATATGGATCTGAAGACTGGTATCCATCGTCTTGATCCGAGAACAAAATTGCTGTTGATGTTCCTCACCTTTACCGTCGGTGTCATATCAAAGAACATCATTATCTTGAGTGCGACGCTCCTTCTCGTTTTGCTCCACGGGGCAGCAGCTAAAATCCTTTCCAATTTGAAGCGAATCAAGGTGGTCCTGCTGATGATAAGCCTCTTTTCCCTTGTCATCTGGGCCATCGCCGGGAAAGGGGGAGGAGAGCGTTTCCTCATCTTTTCTCTCAATGGTCTCTTTTACGGATGTATGACCGCCATTCGCACAAACCTCATGATCCTTGCCGGTATGGTTTTCCTCAGCACGACTAAAATTGAGGAAATCTCGGAGGGACTGGTAAAGATTCATCTGCCGTATCGCGGGGCCTTCGCCTTTTCGACCGCCATCAGGCTGGTCCCGATGATTGTGGCGACCAGCTATACAATCATTCAGGCGCAGAAGTCCCGGGGATTAGATCTTGACTCCGGAAATATCCTGGAAAAGATTCGAAAATACGCTCCTTTGATGATTCCCACCCTGGTTTCGGTGATCAGGGGAACAAATGTTTTTTCCATGGCCCTTGAGTCGAAAGGGTTCGGTTATTCCGAAAAACGGACCAATTATCTTGATCTGAAAATGACGTGGAAGGATCTCCTTGCCTCTTGCATCGGTGTTGCCGTTGTGGCGGTGGTTGCCTATATTCGTTTTGATGCTGCGGCGTTTCATTCCCTGGTTTCCACCTTCCCTTGGGCCGATTATTCTCTGTAG
- a CDS encoding QueT transporter family protein, with the protein MRDVFAMWKNTKMVVLVALSAGLYAALLIPFKGFVLIPGITEVRPGSALPVVLGLLFGPAGAWGSAIGNLIGDFFGSLGIGSISGFVGNFMFAYVPYKLWINLGLAPSGEYTPDLKSGRKVVTYVVVAILGAAACALPIAWFLDVLGMVPFAALGSIITLNNSIPSIVLGIPVLLILYPRIVKWDLLWTDLMDEEDIPVAGKLSRIGAVIMVISILVGLIGGFLAAFGVGQELLYGGFGAGGDVGSAGVVLIGGIGTAGLIISSFLQNYPKKES; encoded by the coding sequence ATGAGAGATGTGTTTGCCATGTGGAAAAACACCAAAATGGTCGTTCTTGTGGCACTGAGCGCCGGCCTGTATGCGGCCCTGCTGATTCCGTTTAAGGGCTTTGTACTTATCCCCGGTATCACCGAGGTCAGACCTGGAAGCGCACTTCCCGTAGTTCTTGGCCTGCTTTTCGGTCCTGCCGGTGCCTGGGGATCTGCCATCGGAAACCTTATCGGAGACTTTTTCGGTTCTCTTGGAATCGGCAGTATCTCCGGCTTTGTGGGGAACTTCATGTTTGCTTATGTTCCCTATAAGCTGTGGATTAATCTTGGTCTTGCTCCCTCCGGCGAGTATACCCCGGATCTGAAATCAGGAAGAAAGGTTGTTACATACGTGGTCGTTGCCATTCTTGGCGCTGCAGCCTGTGCGCTTCCCATCGCCTGGTTTCTTGATGTCCTCGGTATGGTTCCCTTTGCGGCTCTCGGAAGTATCATTACCCTGAACAACAGCATCCCTTCGATCGTCCTTGGTATTCCCGTTCTCTTGATCCTCTATCCCAGGATCGTGAAGTGGGACCTCCTCTGGACTGATCTCATGGATGAAGAGGATATTCCCGTCGCCGGAAAGCTTTCCAGGATCGGTGCCGTTATCATGGTCATCAGCATCCTTGTAGGACTCATCGGCGGCTTTCTTGCAGCCTTTGGCGTAGGGCAAGAGCTACTCTATGGCGGGTTCGGTGCAGGAGGTGATGTGGGATCAGCCGGTGTTGTTCTCATAGGAGGTATCGGTACTGCCGGGTTGATTATCTCCTCGTTCCTGCAGAACTATCCCAAAAAAGAATCGTAA
- a CDS encoding SDR family oxidoreductase: MMYGVTGATGELGSLVVSQLINLGVQPSSIIGLARNRSKAEHLEKQGITVRIGDYDDQDSLRKAFIGVDRLLLISSSEVGKRATQHQNVIEAAQDAGTKTILYTSITRADTSDNPLSPEHRATEELLRHSGLSFVILRNNWYAENYTGDIRAARDSGTIAAAAEDGKVASASKSDYAEAAAKALVSESYDGMTLELAGAPWNYEQLASAAGKVLGKDIRYERISVEERKQRLVAAGMPEAGAAFYAQLDESIAAGTLDISSSDLEKVLERSPLSLEEQVKKLL, from the coding sequence ATGATGTATGGAGTAACAGGGGCCACTGGAGAGCTTGGATCACTGGTAGTTTCACAGTTGATAAACCTCGGTGTTCAGCCTTCTTCTATCATTGGCCTTGCAAGAAACAGATCAAAAGCGGAACATCTCGAAAAGCAGGGAATTACCGTGCGTATCGGCGATTATGATGATCAAGACTCACTAAGGAAGGCCTTTATCGGGGTGGATCGCCTTCTTTTGATATCAAGTTCCGAAGTGGGAAAACGAGCTACACAGCATCAGAACGTTATTGAGGCTGCACAGGATGCCGGTACCAAAACAATCCTCTACACAAGTATTACCAGGGCCGATACCTCAGACAATCCGCTATCCCCCGAGCATAGAGCGACCGAGGAGCTATTAAGGCATTCCGGCCTTTCATTCGTTATCCTCAGAAATAACTGGTATGCGGAAAATTATACCGGAGATATCCGGGCTGCCCGAGACTCCGGCACAATAGCTGCAGCCGCGGAAGACGGCAAAGTAGCATCGGCTTCCAAAAGTGACTATGCCGAAGCAGCGGCAAAAGCACTTGTTTCGGAAAGCTATGACGGCATGACCCTGGAACTCGCAGGTGCCCCCTGGAATTATGAGCAGCTTGCCTCAGCAGCAGGAAAGGTACTGGGAAAGGATATTCGGTATGAACGGATCAGCGTCGAAGAACGGAAACAACGATTGGTTGCAGCAGGAATGCCCGAGGCCGGGGCCGCTTTCTATGCACAACTCGACGAATCCATAGCTGCCGGTACCCTTGATATCTCAAGCAGCGATCTCGAAAAAGTATTGGAGCGCTCACCGCTCTCTCTTGAAGAGCAAGTGAAAAAGCTGCTTTAG
- a CDS encoding family 1 encapsulin nanocompartment shell protein: MDILKRDLAPISDAAWKEIDEMARETLAANLSGRKFLDVSGPHGIGYTSVDLGRLALSKDQKKDEVRYGVYMVQPLVESRIGFSLKTWELDNIERGALDIDLTPVVTAAKKMAAFEETAIFKGFKPGMITGIQDAVDSDKIPLKLENEAIVDAVSEAKTRLLAEGVRGASNLIVNSELWKFMGRPTPGGSLKTLVEKQIEGKVIYSGFVDTAILASDRGGDFELTLGQDFSIGYHHHDSEEVHLFFSESFSFRVITPEALVCFSM, from the coding sequence ATGGATATCCTGAAACGAGATCTTGCGCCGATAAGCGATGCTGCATGGAAAGAAATAGACGAGATGGCGAGGGAGACTCTGGCCGCCAATTTGTCGGGACGAAAATTCCTTGACGTATCCGGCCCCCACGGTATTGGATACACGAGTGTAGACCTGGGGCGACTTGCCCTCAGCAAGGACCAAAAAAAAGACGAGGTCCGATACGGCGTCTATATGGTTCAGCCTCTGGTGGAAAGCCGTATCGGTTTTTCTCTGAAAACCTGGGAACTGGACAACATCGAACGGGGGGCCCTTGATATCGATCTGACCCCAGTCGTAACGGCGGCAAAAAAGATGGCGGCTTTTGAGGAAACGGCAATTTTTAAGGGCTTTAAGCCCGGTATGATTACCGGTATCCAGGATGCCGTCGACAGTGACAAAATACCGCTTAAGCTCGAAAATGAAGCGATCGTCGATGCCGTTTCCGAAGCAAAAACCAGGTTGCTTGCGGAAGGTGTCAGGGGTGCAAGTAACCTTATTGTCAATTCCGAATTGTGGAAGTTCATGGGTCGTCCGACCCCTGGCGGATCACTAAAAACCTTAGTGGAAAAGCAAATTGAGGGTAAGGTCATCTACTCAGGGTTTGTAGATACGGCCATCCTCGCCTCCGATCGGGGAGGAGACTTTGAACTTACCCTGGGGCAGGACTTCTCCATAGGCTATCATCATCACGATTCCGAAGAGGTTCATCTTTTCTTCTCGGAATCCTTTAGCTTCCGCGTCATCACCCCGGAAGCTCTGGTCTGCTTTAGCATGTAA
- a CDS encoding translation initiation factor eIF-2B alpha/beta/delta subunit family protein — protein MRHLSDYMPFILKKENIARIEGDEVLIGNRSLYPFEKSFFRCRETEDVAWAIEKMITQGGGPVRAAMQAMLLLAKRMDEGRLPRDPALFVQAKERLERTRPTNTTMVRVLELMVSAIHDSLGRGGSCGESAGAFIATYESRYEERAFAMADIGSSLIDDGDGVLTMCFAETSFILTIALAMEQGKRIKVYTPETRPYLQGARLTAPCLEEIGADVTLITDNMPAYLMSQGEIQKYMTAVDIAVSDGWVANKIGTYQNAISAAFHGIPYFPFSGDPDMRKVGRDSIIIEQRDPEEVKHLRGLATTTDTMKAYYPAFDIVPPHLIAGIITPKGLISPYLLRREYGEGESAL, from the coding sequence ATGCGACATCTAAGCGATTATATGCCGTTTATTCTCAAGAAGGAGAACATCGCCCGGATCGAAGGGGATGAAGTTCTCATTGGAAACAGAAGCCTTTATCCCTTTGAAAAAAGTTTTTTCCGCTGCCGGGAAACGGAGGATGTCGCTTGGGCCATCGAAAAGATGATTACCCAGGGAGGCGGACCGGTTCGAGCGGCGATGCAGGCAATGCTGCTGCTTGCAAAGCGGATGGATGAGGGGCGCTTGCCCCGTGACCCGGCACTTTTTGTCCAGGCAAAAGAGCGCCTTGAAAGGACACGCCCGACCAATACAACCATGGTCAGGGTCCTTGAGCTGATGGTATCGGCGATTCATGATAGTCTTGGGAGGGGAGGCTCCTGCGGCGAAAGCGCCGGGGCGTTTATTGCAACCTATGAGTCCCGCTATGAAGAGCGGGCCTTTGCCATGGCGGATATTGGTTCCTCTCTCATCGACGACGGCGATGGGGTGTTGACCATGTGTTTCGCCGAAACCTCTTTTATCCTTACCATTGCCCTTGCCATGGAGCAGGGAAAACGTATAAAGGTGTATACCCCTGAAACCCGTCCCTATCTTCAGGGTGCACGATTGACTGCTCCCTGCCTTGAAGAGATAGGAGCCGATGTAACCCTCATTACCGATAACATGCCTGCTTATCTCATGAGCCAGGGTGAAATTCAGAAATACATGACCGCCGTAGACATTGCCGTGAGCGATGGCTGGGTCGCCAATAAAATCGGAACCTATCAAAATGCCATAAGCGCCGCATTCCATGGAATTCCGTATTTTCCCTTCTCAGGAGACCCCGACATGAGAAAGGTGGGACGAGATTCCATCATCATTGAGCAACGCGATCCCGAGGAAGTAAAACACCTTCGGGGCCTTGCAACTACTACCGATACGATGAAGGCCTATTATCCCGCCTTTGATATCGTGCCCCCCCACCTGATTGCCGGGATCATTACTCCCAAGGGGCTCATCTCGCCTTATCTACTGAGGCGTGAGTACGGGGAAGGGGAGAGCGCTCTGTGA
- a CDS encoding DODA-type extradiol aromatic ring-opening family dioxygenase yields MADCSEKRPGNIIYFSHGGGPLPILGDPSHAAMIAFMKELPRQLPKPEAVVVVSAHWEEPLPTIIGAEAPSLFYDYYGFPKEAYELQYPAPGAPRLAQTMQRALQEAGIASRIDERRGFDHGLFIPLKMMYPDADIPMTQLSLIRGLEPQQHIALGRALRSLADENILIIGSGFSFHNMRAFTWDSSNQEDPANDEFQEWLIDVCTGDYSSSEREEKLTAWTDAPHARYCHPREEHLLPLHVCLGMSGQKARLVFDDHILGKRAIALQFC; encoded by the coding sequence ATGGCAGATTGTTCGGAAAAGAGGCCTGGAAATATCATCTATTTTTCTCATGGAGGTGGCCCTCTCCCGATTCTCGGCGACCCAAGTCATGCGGCGATGATCGCTTTTATGAAAGAGCTTCCCCGGCAGTTGCCGAAACCGGAAGCTGTTGTCGTTGTGAGTGCCCACTGGGAGGAGCCGCTTCCGACCATCATCGGGGCCGAGGCCCCGTCGCTGTTTTATGATTACTACGGCTTTCCGAAGGAGGCGTACGAGCTGCAATATCCTGCGCCAGGAGCGCCTCGTTTGGCGCAAACCATGCAAAGGGCCCTTCAGGAGGCCGGCATTGCTTCGAGAATAGATGAGAGACGTGGTTTTGATCACGGTCTATTCATTCCTTTGAAGATGATGTATCCCGATGCCGATATTCCCATGACGCAATTGTCCCTTATCCGGGGATTGGAGCCGCAACAGCATATTGCCTTGGGCCGGGCCCTTCGTTCGCTGGCAGATGAAAACATCCTCATCATCGGATCCGGCTTTTCGTTTCATAATATGCGGGCCTTTACCTGGGATTCGTCGAATCAGGAGGATCCTGCGAATGATGAGTTTCAGGAGTGGCTTATCGATGTTTGTACCGGTGATTACAGCAGCTCCGAGCGGGAAGAAAAGCTGACGGCCTGGACTGATGCTCCCCATGCCAGGTATTGCCATCCGAGAGAGGAGCATCTGCTTCCCTTACATGTCTGTTTGGGAATGTCCGGACAGAAGGCCCGCCTTGTGTTTGACGATCATATTCTGGGAAAGCGGGCTATTGCTCTGCAGTTTTGCTGA
- a CDS encoding MurR/RpiR family transcriptional regulator has translation MSSSPLKKDFFTRLKTAYASLSVSEKKVGKFILSYPSRVVEMSLAEVARESSVSDATAMRFSRSIGYRGWLELKIALIRSLPESIGDETIGESPFRAIIRKSKEALDETAMAFDEDTFERGMDLLQNAGKVLITGSGTSGPIAHELYNRLFRLGINCTVASDVMLQIMHAALLSEKDLLFVISQSGASDMVMRAVEVAKRSYVPVMTITGNALTELAKASDVLLLSVCHEPNPETVASRIAQHAIVQAIYLSLSRRLGDRGRRLEDGIWDAFFPEA, from the coding sequence GTGTCATCTTCCCCCTTAAAAAAAGATTTTTTTACACGTCTGAAAACTGCCTATGCCTCGCTTTCCGTTTCTGAAAAGAAGGTAGGGAAATTCATTCTTTCCTATCCCTCTCGTGTGGTGGAGATGTCCCTTGCCGAGGTTGCCAGGGAGAGCAGCGTCAGTGATGCGACGGCCATGCGTTTTAGCCGTAGTATCGGTTACCGGGGATGGCTCGAGTTGAAGATTGCTCTCATCAGATCGCTTCCCGAAAGCATCGGAGATGAGACTATCGGAGAGAGCCCTTTTCGGGCGATTATCAGGAAAAGTAAAGAGGCTCTGGATGAAACCGCCATGGCTTTTGATGAGGATACCTTTGAACGAGGTATGGATCTACTCCAGAATGCCGGAAAAGTCTTGATAACCGGTTCCGGAACCTCGGGACCTATAGCTCACGAACTTTATAATAGGTTGTTTCGTCTCGGCATCAACTGCACGGTGGCAAGTGATGTGATGTTGCAAATCATGCATGCGGCACTTCTGAGCGAGAAGGATCTTCTTTTCGTGATATCCCAGTCAGGGGCTTCCGATATGGTCATGAGAGCCGTAGAGGTTGCAAAACGTTCCTACGTCCCTGTGATGACCATCACGGGGAATGCTCTGACCGAGCTTGCCAAGGCCTCCGATGTTCTCCTGCTGTCGGTTTGCCATGAGCCAAACCCCGAAACGGTCGCCTCCCGGATCGCTCAGCATGCCATTGTGCAGGCTATCTATCTTTCCCTTTCGAGACGACTGGGAGATCGCGGCCGCCGGCTTGAAGATGGCATCTGGGACGCGTTTTTCCCGGAAGCATAG
- a CDS encoding winged helix-turn-helix transcriptional regulator: protein MKQIPYDVFAAGCPSRSAFLHIFSRWGVLILARLQEGPARFGTLARSIEGISERMLSKSLKLLEEEGLVYRRELEKRPPHVEYGLTDAGARIAEGILYVIQQLYTVMDSRGSTLSRTEKSCEEVSME from the coding sequence ATGAAGCAAATTCCGTACGATGTGTTTGCCGCCGGTTGTCCCTCCCGGTCCGCTTTTTTGCATATATTCAGTCGCTGGGGCGTCCTTATCCTTGCACGTCTTCAGGAAGGGCCTGCACGTTTCGGTACACTGGCTCGATCGATAGAGGGAATTAGCGAGCGAATGCTGTCGAAGAGTCTCAAACTTCTGGAAGAAGAGGGACTTGTTTACCGCCGGGAATTGGAAAAGCGTCCTCCCCATGTGGAATATGGGCTAACCGATGCAGGTGCACGAATTGCCGAAGGGATTCTGTATGTAATCCAGCAGCTTTATACCGTAATGGACTCGAGGGGCAGCACACTCTCTCGTACCGAAAAGTCGTGCGAAGAGGTAAGCATGGAGTAG
- a CDS encoding ferritin family protein produces MEFGNPFSVKDNDRMLNHGELVRAIRMMVAAEYEATQLYEQLAASTDNTLASQVLLDIADEEKVHAGEFLRLLKELAPEEEGFYQQGAEEVEEEFLGGTSKLTGTASQESGSLGIGSLKGRE; encoded by the coding sequence ATGGAATTCGGAAATCCTTTCAGCGTAAAAGATAACGACAGAATGCTCAATCACGGCGAGTTGGTGCGGGCCATCAGAATGATGGTGGCGGCGGAATACGAGGCAACTCAGCTCTATGAACAGTTGGCCGCATCAACGGATAACACCCTTGCTAGCCAGGTATTACTAGATATTGCCGACGAAGAAAAGGTACACGCAGGAGAATTCCTTCGCTTACTCAAAGAATTGGCACCAGAGGAAGAGGGTTTTTACCAACAAGGCGCCGAGGAAGTCGAAGAAGAGTTCCTGGGAGGAACCTCGAAGTTGACCGGTACCGCTTCGCAGGAATCAGGGAGTCTTGGTATCGGCAGCCTAAAGGGCCGGGAATAG